A section of the Humulus lupulus chromosome 2, drHumLupu1.1, whole genome shotgun sequence genome encodes:
- the LOC133817990 gene encoding amino acid transporter AVT1I-like isoform X3, whose translation MDYDSNIRTYPDIGERAFGNKGRMIVSIAMYTELYLVSAGFLILEGDNLYNLFPGDGLEIAGLTIGGKQCFVLIVALVILPTVWLDNLSLLSYVSASGVLASAIILFSIVWTGAFDGVGFHQKGTPINWSGIPTAMSLYAFCYCAHPVFPTLYTSMKNKHQFSNVLLLCFIICTVGYASIAVFGYLMFGSGVQSQITLDLPTGKLSSRIAIYTTLVNPIAKYALMVTPIIDAVKNGFPCFLNKKLFGIIIGTALVISSVIVALVVPFFASLMSLVGAVLSLTASIIMPCLCYLKISGIYRTFNCELVFLVVMILMGVVFTIIGTYTSVLDILVNLQM comes from the exons ATGGACTATGATTCCAACATCAGAACTTACCCTGACATTGGAGAGAGAGCATTTGGAAACAAAGGAAGAATGATAGTCTCTATTGCTATGTACACTGAGCTCTACTTAGTCTCAGCAGGCTTCCTAATTCTAGAAGGTGACAACTTGTACAACCTGTTTCCGGGAGATGGCTTAGAAATAGCAGGGCTTACAATTGGTGGGAAGCAGTGCTTTGTGCTGATTGTAGCTCTTGTTATCTTACCAACTGTATGGTTAGACAATTTGAGTCTTCTTTCTTATGTCTCAGCCAGTGGGGTGCTAGCTTCTGCTATCATTCTCTTCTCCATTGTGTGGACGGGGGCTTTCGATGGAGTTGGGTTTCATCAAAAGGGAACACCCATTAATTGGAGTGGAATCCCTACTGCTATGAGTTTGTATGCCTTCTGTTATTGTGCTCATCCAGTTTTCCCTACTCTCTATACTTCCATGAAGAACAAACACCAATTCTCTAAT GTCTTGCTTCTCTGTTTCATTATCTGCACAGTTGGCTATGCATCAATAGCTGTTTTTGGGTACTTAATGTTCGGGTCAGGAGTACAATCACAGATCACTTTGGATCTTCCAACAGGGAAACTCAGCTCAAGAATAGCCATATACACAACTTTGGTGAATCCCATTGCCAAATATGCTCTAATGGTGACACCTATAATTGATGCTGTCAAAAATGGATTCCCATGTTTTCTAAACAAGAAACTCTTTGGTATAATAATTGGTACAGCTTTGGTAATCAGCAGTGTCATAGTAGCTCTTGTTGTGCCATTTTTCGCATCCCTCATGTCATTGGTGGGAGCAGTTTTGAGCTTGACAGCTTCGATCATAATGCCATGTTTATGCTACTTGAAGATTTCTGGTATTTACAGAACATTTAATTGTGAATTGGTTTTTTTAGTGGTTATGATATTAATGGGGGTTGTTTTTACTATTATTGGAACTTACACATCTGTACTAGATATTTTAGTGAATTTGCAAATGTGA
- the LOC133817990 gene encoding amino acid transporter AVT1I-like isoform X1, translating to MEAEQRVSLTLPLVSDDKHGNNNGLSSKLEEVESNHPQATTSSTSFFKTCFNGLNALSGVGILSVPYALATGGWLSLTLFFTIATAAFYSGLLIKRCMDYDSNIRTYPDIGERAFGNKGRMIVSIAMYTELYLVSAGFLILEGDNLYNLFPGDGLEIAGLTIGGKQCFVLIVALVILPTVWLDNLSLLSYVSASGVLASAIILFSIVWTGAFDGVGFHQKGTPINWSGIPTAMSLYAFCYCAHPVFPTLYTSMKNKHQFSNVLLLCFIICTVGYASIAVFGYLMFGSGVQSQITLDLPTGKLSSRIAIYTTLVNPIAKYALMVTPIIDAVKNGFPCFLNKKLFGIIIGTALVISSVIVALVVPFFASLMSLVGAVLSLTASIIMPCLCYLKISGIYRTFNCELVFLVVMILMGVVFTIIGTYTSVLDILVNLQM from the exons ATGGAGGCCGAACAAAGAGTTTCCTTGACCTTGCCTCTTGTGTCTGACGATAAGCATGGGAATAATAATGGACTAAGTAGCAAGCTAGAAGAAGTTGAGTCAAACCATCCTCAAGCCACTACAAGTTCCACCTCTTTCTTCAAAACCTGTTTCAATGGATTAAATGCTTTATCAG GAGTTGGTATACTCTCAGTCCCATATGCACTAGCAACAGGAGGATGGTTAAGCTTGACACTATTCTTTACCATAGCTACGGCAGCCTTCTACTCTGGCTTGTTGATTAAAAGGTGTATGGACTATGATTCCAACATCAGAACTTACCCTGACATTGGAGAGAGAGCATTTGGAAACAAAGGAAGAATGATAGTCTCTATTGCTATGTACACTGAGCTCTACTTAGTCTCAGCAGGCTTCCTAATTCTAGAAGGTGACAACTTGTACAACCTGTTTCCGGGAGATGGCTTAGAAATAGCAGGGCTTACAATTGGTGGGAAGCAGTGCTTTGTGCTGATTGTAGCTCTTGTTATCTTACCAACTGTATGGTTAGACAATTTGAGTCTTCTTTCTTATGTCTCAGCCAGTGGGGTGCTAGCTTCTGCTATCATTCTCTTCTCCATTGTGTGGACGGGGGCTTTCGATGGAGTTGGGTTTCATCAAAAGGGAACACCCATTAATTGGAGTGGAATCCCTACTGCTATGAGTTTGTATGCCTTCTGTTATTGTGCTCATCCAGTTTTCCCTACTCTCTATACTTCCATGAAGAACAAACACCAATTCTCTAAT GTCTTGCTTCTCTGTTTCATTATCTGCACAGTTGGCTATGCATCAATAGCTGTTTTTGGGTACTTAATGTTCGGGTCAGGAGTACAATCACAGATCACTTTGGATCTTCCAACAGGGAAACTCAGCTCAAGAATAGCCATATACACAACTTTGGTGAATCCCATTGCCAAATATGCTCTAATGGTGACACCTATAATTGATGCTGTCAAAAATGGATTCCCATGTTTTCTAAACAAGAAACTCTTTGGTATAATAATTGGTACAGCTTTGGTAATCAGCAGTGTCATAGTAGCTCTTGTTGTGCCATTTTTCGCATCCCTCATGTCATTGGTGGGAGCAGTTTTGAGCTTGACAGCTTCGATCATAATGCCATGTTTATGCTACTTGAAGATTTCTGGTATTTACAGAACATTTAATTGTGAATTGGTTTTTTTAGTGGTTATGATATTAATGGGGGTTGTTTTTACTATTATTGGAACTTACACATCTGTACTAGATATTTTAGTGAATTTGCAAATGTGA
- the LOC133817990 gene encoding amino acid transporter AVT1I-like isoform X2 — protein MEAEQRVSLTLPLVSDDKHGNNNGLSSKLEEVESNHPQATTSSTSFFKTCFNGLNALSGVGILSVPYALATGGWLSLTLFFTIATAAFYSGLLIKRCMDYDSNIRTYPDIGERAFGNKGRMIVSIAMYTELYLVSAGFLILEASGVLASAIILFSIVWTGAFDGVGFHQKGTPINWSGIPTAMSLYAFCYCAHPVFPTLYTSMKNKHQFSNVLLLCFIICTVGYASIAVFGYLMFGSGVQSQITLDLPTGKLSSRIAIYTTLVNPIAKYALMVTPIIDAVKNGFPCFLNKKLFGIIIGTALVISSVIVALVVPFFASLMSLVGAVLSLTASIIMPCLCYLKISGIYRTFNCELVFLVVMILMGVVFTIIGTYTSVLDILVNLQM, from the exons ATGGAGGCCGAACAAAGAGTTTCCTTGACCTTGCCTCTTGTGTCTGACGATAAGCATGGGAATAATAATGGACTAAGTAGCAAGCTAGAAGAAGTTGAGTCAAACCATCCTCAAGCCACTACAAGTTCCACCTCTTTCTTCAAAACCTGTTTCAATGGATTAAATGCTTTATCAG GAGTTGGTATACTCTCAGTCCCATATGCACTAGCAACAGGAGGATGGTTAAGCTTGACACTATTCTTTACCATAGCTACGGCAGCCTTCTACTCTGGCTTGTTGATTAAAAGGTGTATGGACTATGATTCCAACATCAGAACTTACCCTGACATTGGAGAGAGAGCATTTGGAAACAAAGGAAGAATGATAGTCTCTATTGCTATGTACACTGAGCTCTACTTAGTCTCAGCAGGCTTCCTAATTCTAGAAG CCAGTGGGGTGCTAGCTTCTGCTATCATTCTCTTCTCCATTGTGTGGACGGGGGCTTTCGATGGAGTTGGGTTTCATCAAAAGGGAACACCCATTAATTGGAGTGGAATCCCTACTGCTATGAGTTTGTATGCCTTCTGTTATTGTGCTCATCCAGTTTTCCCTACTCTCTATACTTCCATGAAGAACAAACACCAATTCTCTAAT GTCTTGCTTCTCTGTTTCATTATCTGCACAGTTGGCTATGCATCAATAGCTGTTTTTGGGTACTTAATGTTCGGGTCAGGAGTACAATCACAGATCACTTTGGATCTTCCAACAGGGAAACTCAGCTCAAGAATAGCCATATACACAACTTTGGTGAATCCCATTGCCAAATATGCTCTAATGGTGACACCTATAATTGATGCTGTCAAAAATGGATTCCCATGTTTTCTAAACAAGAAACTCTTTGGTATAATAATTGGTACAGCTTTGGTAATCAGCAGTGTCATAGTAGCTCTTGTTGTGCCATTTTTCGCATCCCTCATGTCATTGGTGGGAGCAGTTTTGAGCTTGACAGCTTCGATCATAATGCCATGTTTATGCTACTTGAAGATTTCTGGTATTTACAGAACATTTAATTGTGAATTGGTTTTTTTAGTGGTTATGATATTAATGGGGGTTGTTTTTACTATTATTGGAACTTACACATCTGTACTAGATATTTTAGTGAATTTGCAAATGTGA